A single region of the Branchiostoma lanceolatum isolate klBraLanc5 chromosome 1, klBraLanc5.hap2, whole genome shotgun sequence genome encodes:
- the LOC136447975 gene encoding intraflagellar transport protein 20 homolog: protein MADEALGKAGLHFDELNKIRVLDPEVSTTTTELKEECKDFVDKIAEFQKIVGSFIEMVDRLAKEVEKEKMKAIGNRNQLKSMAKQREAQEQQLQALISEKKTQLERYRIQYEALLKDEAEQQEFVEQFILQK from the exons ATGGCGGACGAAGCTTTGGGGAAAGCGGGACTTCACTTCGATGAGCTGAATAAGATCAGAGTTCTTGACCCTGAGGTCTCTACAACTACAACAGAGCTGAAGGAAGAGTGCAAGGACTTTGTTGACA aaATCGCAGAGTTTCAGAAGATAGTGGGGAGCTTCATAGAGATGGTGGACCGGCTTGCCAAGGAAGTGGAGAAAGAAAAGATGAAG GCAATCGGTAACAGGAACCAGCTGAAGTCCATGGCTAAACAGAGGGAAGCCCAGGAACAGCAGTTACAGGCTCTTATATCAGAGAAGAAAACACAGCTAGAAAG ATATCGTATCCAGTACGAGGCCCTACTAAAAGATGAAGCAGAGCAACAGGAGTTCGTGGAGCAGTTCATCTTGCAGAAATAG
- the LOC136447957 gene encoding BTB/POZ domain-containing adapter for CUL3-mediated RhoA degradation protein 3-like translates to MSGESGSRTSSFRSVSPSKYVKLNVGGALFYTTMGTLTKQDNMLRAMFSGRMEVLTDSEGWILIDRSGKHFSTILNYLRDGNAPLPEARKEVQELLAEAKYYCMAELVDQCQTVLKRKQIEADPICRVPVITSGREEQAVITTSNKPVVKLLYNRGNNKYSYTSTSDDNMLKNIELFDKLSLRFNGRVLFIKDVIGTNEICCWTFYGHARKVAEICCTSIVYATEKKQTKVEFPEARIYEETLNILLYESRDMDPEKDVLARAAEVRSLPSSCCVSDEEEDRAEARGVRRH, encoded by the exons ATGTCTGGTGAGTCTGGGAGTAGGACTTCTAGCTTCAGGAGTGTTAGCCCCAGCAAATATGTGAAGTTAAACGTGGGAGGAGCGCTGTTTTATACCACCATGGGGACTCTGACCAAACAGGACAACATGTTGCGAGCGATGTTCAGCGGCCGGATGGAGGTTTTGACAGATTCCGAAG GCTGGATCTTGATAGACAGAAGTGGCAAACATTTCAGTACGATCCTGAACTACCTGCGGGATGGCAATGCTCCTCTGCCGGAGGCCCGTAAGGAGGTCCAGGAGCTCCTGGCCGAGGCAAAGTACTACTGTATGGCCGAGTTAGTAGACCAGTGTCAG ACTGTTCTCAAGAGGAAACAGATTGAAGCGGACCCCATCTGTAGAGTACCCGTCATCACTTCTGGTAGGGAAGAGCAGGCCGTTATAACTACTTCTAACAAG CCTGTCGTCAAATTATTGTATAACAGAGGAAACAACAAATACTCTTATACAAG CACTTCAGATGACAACATGCTAAAGAACATTGAGCTTTTCGACAAGCTTTCGCTGCGGTTTAACGGGCGGGTACTGTTTATCAAGGACGTAATAGGAACCAATGAGATCTGTTGTTGGACATTCTATGGGCATGCACGGAAAGTTGCGGAGATTTGCTGCACGTCGATTGTATACGCTACagagaagaaacaaacaaag GTTGAGTTTCCCGAGGCGAGAATTTACGAGGAGACGTTAAACATTCTGCTGTACGAGAGTCGTGACATGGACCCTGAGAAGGACGTTCTCGCCCGCGCGGCCGAGGTGCGTAGCCTCCCCAGCAGCTGCTGTGTGAGCGACGAGGAAGAAGACAGGGCGGAGGCCCGCGGTGTCCGCAGACACTGA